One window of Klebsiella quasivariicola genomic DNA carries:
- a CDS encoding DNA adenine methylase, translating to MKEQSLPIVPWIGGKRRLAKHILPLFPAHTCYVEPFCGAAALYFLKTPSKTEVINDINGELVNLYRVVKHHLEEFIRQFKWALVSRQIYKWLQDTPEETLTDIQRAARFYYLQKQAFGGKVADHTFGTSTTSAPRFNLLRIEEELSMAHLRLSRTLIEHLDWHQCIERYDRPHTLFYCDPPYWGTEGYGVEFGLENYDHMADLARRIKGKMIISVNDIPEMRQVFNGLNMQSVDISYNLKVTGKPSPKKELVICNF from the coding sequence ATGAAAGAACAATCTTTACCCATCGTCCCATGGATTGGCGGTAAACGTCGTCTGGCGAAGCATATTTTACCATTGTTTCCGGCCCATACCTGCTATGTGGAGCCGTTCTGCGGGGCAGCTGCGCTCTATTTCCTAAAGACTCCCAGCAAGACCGAAGTCATTAACGATATCAACGGGGAACTGGTGAACCTCTATCGGGTGGTCAAGCATCATCTGGAAGAATTTATTCGCCAGTTCAAATGGGCGCTGGTCAGCCGTCAGATTTACAAATGGTTGCAGGATACGCCGGAAGAAACGCTCACCGACATTCAGCGGGCGGCCCGGTTCTACTACCTGCAGAAACAGGCATTTGGCGGCAAGGTCGCCGATCACACATTCGGTACCTCTACAACCAGTGCGCCGCGCTTCAATTTGCTGCGTATTGAGGAAGAACTGTCGATGGCACACCTGCGCCTGTCGAGAACGCTGATAGAGCATCTGGACTGGCACCAGTGCATAGAGCGATATGATCGCCCGCATACGCTGTTCTACTGTGACCCACCGTACTGGGGAACGGAAGGCTATGGTGTGGAGTTCGGGCTGGAAAACTATGATCACATGGCAGATTTAGCGCGAAGGATCAAAGGGAAGATGATTATATCAGTGAACGATATCCCGGAAATGCGGCAGGTATTCAACGGTCTGAACATGCAGTCGGTTGATATCAGCTACAACCTTAAGGTAACAGGCAAACCCAGCCCGAAGAAAGAGCTGGTAATTTGTAATTTTTGA
- a CDS encoding putative holin has translation MKNLKKFIPPVKKPRLSGWLLTAVLLLGTIGLVSPQQLPVVVYKLSLITLAAVLGYWLDRSLFPKARPGQYLKHDDRLMADGRFPVQTGLHLVFSAALIRRALIVAAVCLAVAMGL, from the coding sequence ATGAAAAACCTGAAAAAATTCATTCCCCCTGTTAAAAAGCCACGTCTCAGCGGCTGGCTGCTGACCGCTGTGCTGCTGCTCGGCACCATCGGTCTGGTATCGCCCCAGCAGCTGCCGGTGGTTGTCTACAAGCTATCACTCATCACGCTGGCGGCAGTATTGGGCTACTGGCTTGACCGTTCGCTTTTCCCCAAAGCCCGTCCCGGTCAGTACCTGAAGCATGATGACAGGCTGATGGCTGATGGTCGCTTCCCTGTCCAGACTGGCCTTCACCTGGTCTTTTCTGCTGCGCTAATCCGCCGTGCGCTGATTGTTGCTGCAGTCTGTCTGGCCGTAGCGATGGGGCTTTAA
- a CDS encoding transglycosylase SLT domain-containing protein, with translation MMTLYMYWPQVVWAVLVLLGLGIELARHGQARTGKHSFWWQLFGSVTVAWLLWCGGFFSQARAAQPPQTALQYRDDVIRNARLEWGMSAPVADFAAQLHQESGWRPDAVSPVGAQGLAQFMPTTADWISQLMPGLNSREPFNPSWAIRALVSYDRWLWQRVSAVNDCERMAMTLSGYNGGLGWVQRDKRLASQQGLDSTRWFGHVATVNAGRSTANWRENRHYPQRILHELAPRYLTWGGGSCVD, from the coding sequence ATGATGACCCTCTATATGTACTGGCCTCAGGTTGTCTGGGCCGTGCTGGTACTGCTGGGGCTGGGCATCGAACTGGCCCGCCACGGGCAGGCCCGAACGGGTAAGCACAGTTTCTGGTGGCAGCTCTTTGGTTCAGTAACGGTAGCCTGGCTGCTCTGGTGTGGCGGCTTCTTCAGTCAGGCCCGCGCTGCCCAGCCACCGCAGACCGCGCTGCAGTATCGCGACGATGTGATCCGTAATGCCCGGCTTGAATGGGGAATGTCTGCGCCGGTGGCCGACTTCGCCGCGCAGCTGCATCAGGAAAGCGGCTGGCGACCTGATGCGGTCTCGCCGGTTGGCGCTCAGGGACTGGCGCAGTTTATGCCCACCACCGCTGACTGGATAAGTCAGCTGATGCCGGGGCTTAACAGCCGTGAACCGTTTAATCCGTCTTGGGCCATCCGGGCGCTGGTCAGCTATGACCGCTGGCTGTGGCAACGCGTCAGCGCCGTCAATGACTGCGAGCGTATGGCCATGACGCTGTCAGGCTATAACGGTGGTCTGGGCTGGGTACAGCGGGACAAACGGCTGGCCTCGCAGCAGGGGCTGGACAGCACCCGCTGGTTTGGTCATGTCGCCACGGTGAATGCCGGACGCAGCACTGCCAACTGGCGGGAGAACCGTCATTATCCGCAGCGCATCCTGCACGAACTGGCCCCGCGTTATCTCACCTGGGGAGGCGGCAGCTGTGTGGACTAA
- a CDS encoding lipoprotein, translating to MWTNLLKNLPWRSLLLAVVINAFLIGLYYLGYKSGHENATRDGDKAVSELQSAFDTYKTEQATLENAALRAWAKRYQEQVAAGQQAEASYLEQIAQLESQNKQLQGQINDVTQRWIDEKGKSHPIECVFTRGFVRQYNAALGYDNASVDTGHSDATAAAGTGTGAASGQPEAADAWLRNSGVSQRDVLANIIDNAKQCRIWRSQINGLLDEREGLQK from the coding sequence GTGTGGACTAACCTGCTAAAAAATCTGCCGTGGCGCAGTCTGCTGCTGGCGGTGGTCATAAATGCTTTTCTGATTGGGCTTTATTACCTGGGCTACAAAAGCGGGCATGAAAACGCCACGCGCGACGGCGATAAGGCGGTCAGTGAGTTGCAGTCAGCATTCGACACGTACAAAACGGAGCAGGCAACGCTTGAGAACGCTGCGTTGCGGGCTTGGGCGAAACGGTATCAGGAACAGGTAGCCGCCGGGCAGCAGGCTGAAGCCAGTTACCTTGAGCAGATTGCTCAACTGGAGAGCCAGAACAAACAACTACAGGGGCAAATTAACGATGTCACACAGCGCTGGATTGATGAAAAAGGTAAGAGCCATCCCATTGAGTGCGTGTTTACTCGCGGTTTCGTGCGCCAGTACAACGCCGCGCTCGGATATGACAACGCATCCGTCGACACCGGTCATTCAGACGCAACTGCCGCCGCTGGCACCGGCACTGGCGCAGCGTCCGGGCAACCTGAAGCCGCTGACGCCTGGCTACGCAACTCAGGCGTCTCCCAGCGTGATGTCCTCGCCAACATCATCGACAACGCGAAGCAGTGCCGCATCTGGCGCAGCCAGATAAACGGGCTGCTGGACGAACGGGAAGGATTACAGAAATGA
- a CDS encoding DUF3486 family protein produces MARRSTIEKLPEDVRRWLERALTESGFSGYNELESLLREQGYVISKSAIHRYGQKIERRYGAIRAATEAARMLTEGAADDQDARSEAVIALIQTELFESIVQLQEAEEGEVDPKERVALLSKVAKNVATLSRASVNLKKFQSEVRARAQQAASNAEKIARKGGLSTDAVQALRREILGIAS; encoded by the coding sequence ATGGCCAGACGCAGCACGATAGAAAAGCTGCCGGAAGACGTGCGTCGCTGGCTTGAGCGGGCGCTGACTGAATCCGGCTTCAGCGGGTATAACGAGCTGGAGTCCCTGCTGCGTGAGCAGGGTTATGTCATCAGCAAATCGGCTATCCATCGCTATGGCCAGAAGATTGAGCGCCGCTATGGCGCTATCCGTGCAGCCACTGAAGCGGCCCGGATGCTGACCGAAGGTGCGGCTGACGATCAGGATGCACGTTCGGAGGCGGTGATCGCCCTGATTCAGACCGAGCTGTTCGAGAGCATCGTCCAGCTGCAGGAAGCGGAAGAAGGCGAAGTCGACCCCAAAGAGCGCGTGGCGCTGTTGTCGAAGGTGGCAAAGAACGTGGCCACGCTGTCCCGCGCTTCCGTCAACCTCAAGAAGTTCCAGTCTGAAGTCCGGGCCAGAGCGCAGCAGGCGGCCAGCAACGCCGAGAAAATTGCCCGTAAGGGTGGACTGTCAACCGATGCGGTACAGGCGCTGCGTCGTGAAATTCTGGGGATTGCCTCATGA
- a CDS encoding DUF935 domain-containing protein, with translation MARGLWVSPSEFVKFAEPNKTLTEQIASRSRSIDFFGLGMYLPNPDPILKSQGRDIRIYRELRTDPLVGGCIRRRKAAVKSLERGLERGHAPARVFSFIRDMLDDLDLSRIIGEMTDAVLYGYQPCEIMWGRSVKSWAIADIVGKPPEWFQFDNDNLLRFRAKDAGLEGEPVPLNKFVVPRQDATYDNPYGFPDLSMCFWPVTFKKGGMKFWVRFAEKYGSPWVIGKHPRGTAQGEIDLLLDSMEAMVEDAVAAIPDDSSIEIKEAAGKADSSDIYQNLITLARSEISIALLGQNQTTEANSNRASAQAGLEVTDDIRDADADIVESAVNQAIRMAVSMNFGDVASPVWKMWEQGTVDDTQATRDEKLSRAGVVFTPQYFKREYQLQDGDIDETPPSERQKNMLPLSFAEAIDADIQAQQALDDALDILMNGGALNGTLEPVLAPLFKRVEDGVNPSELLGELAELYPQMNAEDLQERLARIMFVATVWGRLHERDNG, from the coding sequence ATGGCCCGTGGACTCTGGGTTTCACCCAGTGAGTTCGTCAAATTTGCCGAACCTAATAAAACACTGACGGAGCAGATCGCCTCGCGCAGCCGTTCCATCGACTTCTTCGGGCTGGGGATGTACCTGCCTAACCCTGACCCCATTCTGAAATCTCAGGGCCGGGATATCCGCATCTATCGCGAGCTGCGTACCGACCCGCTGGTCGGTGGCTGCATCCGCAGGCGTAAGGCGGCGGTCAAATCGCTGGAGCGCGGTCTTGAACGTGGTCATGCCCCGGCGCGGGTATTCAGCTTCATCCGGGATATGCTCGACGATCTGGATCTGTCCCGCATCATCGGCGAGATGACCGACGCCGTTCTCTACGGGTATCAGCCCTGTGAGATCATGTGGGGACGCTCTGTTAAATCCTGGGCCATTGCCGATATCGTAGGTAAACCCCCTGAGTGGTTCCAGTTCGACAACGACAACCTGCTGCGCTTTCGCGCCAAGGACGCCGGGCTGGAAGGCGAGCCGGTACCGCTGAACAAGTTTGTGGTACCGCGTCAGGACGCGACCTACGATAACCCGTATGGCTTCCCTGACCTGTCGATGTGCTTCTGGCCCGTGACCTTCAAAAAAGGCGGCATGAAGTTCTGGGTGCGCTTTGCCGAGAAATATGGCTCACCGTGGGTTATCGGCAAGCATCCGCGCGGTACCGCTCAGGGTGAGATTGACCTGCTGCTGGATTCCATGGAGGCAATGGTGGAAGACGCGGTGGCCGCTATCCCCGACGATTCCTCCATTGAAATTAAGGAGGCCGCAGGCAAGGCCGACAGCAGCGATATTTATCAGAACCTGATAACGCTTGCCCGCAGTGAAATCTCCATCGCCCTGCTGGGGCAGAACCAGACCACCGAGGCCAACAGTAACCGCGCCTCCGCGCAGGCCGGACTGGAGGTTACTGATGATATCCGTGACGCTGACGCTGATATCGTGGAAAGCGCGGTGAATCAGGCCATCAGGATGGCGGTATCAATGAACTTTGGCGACGTGGCCAGCCCCGTCTGGAAGATGTGGGAACAGGGAACGGTCGACGATACCCAGGCAACCCGCGACGAGAAACTCAGCCGCGCCGGTGTGGTCTTCACCCCGCAATACTTCAAGCGTGAGTACCAGCTGCAGGACGGTGATATTGACGAGACACCACCGTCAGAACGCCAGAAGAACATGCTGCCGCTGTCATTTGCCGAAGCTATTGATGCCGATATTCAGGCACAGCAGGCCCTGGACGACGCGCTGGATATTCTGATGAACGGAGGCGCGTTAAATGGCACGCTGGAACCCGTACTGGCTCCTTTGTTTAAGCGGGTTGAAGATGGCGTCAATCCGTCTGAGCTGCTGGGCGAACTGGCCGAGCTGTACCCGCAGATGAACGCTGAAGACCTGCAGGAACGGCTGGCACGGATTATGTTTGTTGCAACTGTCTGGGGGCGTCTGCATGAGCGTGACAACGGCTGA
- a CDS encoding phage minor head protein yields the protein MSVTTAELAYCMTLPPKRAISYLKSKGYSFTWDWEEMWQDAHARAFTVAKVTRLDILEDIRGALQQAVDEGKTGRWFRQELEPELQRKGWWGSRDTTDPVTGEPVTIQQGSPWRLDTIFRTNMSVLYSAGRWAEQMENVDDRPYWMYTGINDSHTRKSHLALHGLVLRYDDPFWQAFYPPNGWRCRCGVIALSAADVRARGLKVSGSGAALGWELKLVSEKTGEMQNVATFNTGTTKVATDVGWSYAPGAAYRPDLARYQGTLQPLAQQELRG from the coding sequence ATGAGCGTGACAACGGCTGAACTGGCGTACTGCATGACGTTGCCCCCCAAACGGGCTATCAGTTACCTGAAGTCCAAAGGGTATAGCTTCACGTGGGACTGGGAGGAGATGTGGCAGGATGCCCATGCCCGCGCCTTTACCGTCGCCAAAGTGACCCGCCTTGATATCCTGGAAGATATTCGCGGGGCACTGCAGCAGGCTGTCGATGAAGGAAAAACAGGCCGCTGGTTCCGGCAGGAGCTGGAGCCGGAGCTGCAGCGCAAGGGATGGTGGGGGTCACGTGACACCACCGACCCGGTAACGGGCGAGCCGGTCACCATCCAGCAGGGCAGCCCATGGCGTCTCGACACCATCTTTCGCACAAATATGTCCGTACTCTACAGCGCCGGTCGCTGGGCTGAGCAGATGGAGAACGTCGACGACAGGCCGTACTGGATGTATACCGGCATCAACGACAGCCATACCCGCAAGAGCCATCTGGCGCTGCATGGTCTGGTGCTGCGCTATGATGACCCGTTCTGGCAGGCGTTCTATCCGCCGAACGGCTGGCGCTGCCGTTGTGGCGTGATTGCCCTGAGCGCGGCGGATGTGCGTGCCCGTGGCCTGAAGGTGTCAGGTTCTGGCGCAGCTCTGGGATGGGAGCTGAAGCTGGTCTCAGAGAAAACCGGCGAGATGCAGAACGTCGCCACCTTCAATACCGGCACCACGAAGGTGGCTACCGACGTCGGCTGGTCTTATGCGCCGGGGGCAGCATACCGTCCCGACCTTGCCCGCTATCAGGGGACGCTTCAACCGCTGGCACAGCAGGAACTGAGAGGATAA
- a CDS encoding phage virion morphogenesis protein: MASDNLVNVTINDESLRRSLRALDLAATDLEPAMRKIAGTLLAETQFNFLDEGRPGWTPSLAAQERDGQTLQDTGRLMGSVSTDHDDRQAAVGTNVVYGPIHQFGGKTGRNESVELPARPFLPLTGDGELQPEVVVPILDTIVRHLEAAARR, encoded by the coding sequence ATGGCTTCCGATAACCTGGTCAATGTCACCATTAACGATGAATCCCTGCGCCGGAGCCTCCGTGCGCTGGATCTTGCTGCCACAGACCTGGAACCCGCGATGCGCAAAATCGCCGGAACCCTGCTGGCGGAAACGCAGTTTAACTTTCTCGATGAGGGGCGTCCGGGGTGGACTCCCTCGCTGGCAGCGCAGGAGCGCGACGGGCAAACGCTGCAGGATACCGGGCGTCTGATGGGGTCGGTATCAACCGACCATGACGACCGGCAGGCAGCGGTTGGCACTAATGTCGTTTATGGGCCGATTCACCAGTTTGGGGGTAAAACGGGGCGTAATGAGTCCGTTGAACTTCCTGCCCGTCCGTTCCTGCCGCTGACGGGGGACGGTGAGCTGCAGCCTGAAGTGGTTGTCCCTATCCTCGATACGATTGTCCGCCATCTTGAAGCAGCGGCCCGTCGCTGA
- a CDS encoding DUF2190 family protein has protein sequence MGTTQQVILTTTVTASAALTQQRFVGADNAPCQAGAVALGVAEVDAAAGDVTPVNVLGIVAVEAGAAIARGLNVQSDANACAVPQTAASGDTPAGISAGIALDEALAEGDVIRILRGV, from the coding sequence ATGGGTACAACACAGCAGGTCATTCTGACCACTACCGTGACGGCCAGTGCGGCGCTGACGCAACAGCGCTTTGTCGGTGCCGATAACGCCCCCTGTCAGGCCGGAGCCGTCGCGCTCGGCGTGGCAGAGGTGGATGCCGCAGCCGGTGATGTAACCCCGGTCAACGTACTGGGCATTGTTGCCGTCGAGGCCGGTGCCGCGATTGCCAGGGGGCTGAACGTTCAGTCGGATGCAAATGCCTGCGCCGTTCCCCAGACAGCAGCATCAGGCGACACCCCGGCAGGTATTTCAGCCGGGATTGCGCTGGATGAAGCACTGGCCGAAGGCGATGTTATCCGCATCCTGCGCGGGGTGTGA
- a CDS encoding gp436 family protein: MYCTLADLQEQVPESTLIQLTNEVVDFDTPATVNVTVVDSCVRYAGELIDAHLRGRYTLPLAEVPTVLRDIAITLVRYRLYVRRPEGDLPDTVKDDNKEARRQLEAIRDGKLTLGLQSTQKDVPESGEIRARARRPTFGGRDGLLEKY, encoded by the coding sequence ATGTACTGCACCCTGGCGGATTTACAGGAACAAGTGCCTGAGTCAACGCTGATTCAGCTCACTAACGAGGTCGTGGATTTCGACACCCCTGCCACGGTGAATGTGACGGTTGTGGACAGCTGTGTTCGCTACGCCGGGGAGTTGATTGATGCGCACCTTCGTGGCCGCTATACCCTGCCGCTGGCAGAAGTGCCTACCGTTCTGCGGGATATTGCCATCACGCTGGTGCGTTACCGCCTGTATGTCCGTCGTCCTGAAGGTGATCTGCCTGACACCGTCAAAGACGACAACAAAGAGGCCCGGCGTCAGCTTGAGGCTATCCGCGACGGGAAGCTGACGCTGGGGCTGCAGTCCACTCAAAAAGACGTACCTGAGTCCGGTGAAATCCGGGCGCGGGCACGTCGCCCCACCTTTGGCGGGCGCGACGGCTTACTGGAGAAATACTGA
- a CDS encoding Gp37 family protein: MNVLPVLDAVLARLREKLPQLQVEYFPEKPSEYRLNHPVGALLLSYAGSRFDKPDDIGAVIQPQTIQLCVTVVFRQLNGKRGAIDVLDAVRRILGGYTPPNCRRRIWLTREVFIGEAKGLWQYALDFATESVFIEDSDLPSGPLLTEVNYEESE, from the coding sequence ATGAACGTTCTGCCCGTCCTCGATGCTGTGCTGGCCCGGTTGCGCGAGAAGCTGCCCCAGCTGCAGGTGGAGTACTTCCCGGAAAAGCCGTCCGAATACCGTCTGAATCATCCTGTCGGGGCGTTGCTGCTGAGCTATGCCGGTTCACGCTTCGACAAACCCGATGATATTGGTGCGGTGATCCAGCCTCAGACTATCCAGCTCTGCGTCACGGTGGTCTTCCGCCAGCTCAACGGTAAAAGAGGTGCGATTGACGTTCTGGATGCAGTCCGCCGCATACTCGGCGGCTACACCCCGCCGAACTGCCGCCGCCGTATCTGGCTGACCCGTGAGGTGTTTATCGGTGAGGCCAAGGGGCTGTGGCAGTACGCTCTCGACTTCGCAACCGAAAGCGTCTTTATCGAAGACAGCGATTTACCGTCCGGCCCGCTGTTAACCGAAGTGAACTATGAGGAAAGCGAGTGA
- a CDS encoding phage tail sheath subtilisin-like domain-containing protein: MSANYLHGVETIEVENGARPVKTVKSAVIGLIGTAPMGDVNTLVQCLSEKDAAAFGSQLTGFTIPQALDAIYDHGAGTVLVINVLDPAVHKTAVADEDVTFEKATGKAQLANPVIAQLVLKPDSDGQPYVEGQDYSLDAQTGVITNLGKSIAADATVKASYNYADPTKVTPADIIGTVNAAGNRTGMKLLNDSFNLFGYFAKILIAPVFCTQNSVSVELIAMAEKLGAVTYIDAPIGTTFAQALAGRGPEGTINFNTSSDRVRLCYPHVKVYDAATNSERLEPLSQRAAGLRAKVDLDKGYWWSSSNQEILGITGVERQLSAMIDDPQSEVNLLNEQGITTVFSSYGSGLRLWGNRTAAWPTVTHMRNFENVRRTGDVINESLRYFSQQYIDMPITQALIDALTESVNAYGRKLIGDGALLGFSCWFDPARNEEMELAAGHLLLSYKYTPPPPLERLTFETEITSEYLLTLKGNS, from the coding sequence ATGTCAGCTAACTATCTGCATGGCGTCGAAACCATTGAGGTGGAAAACGGTGCCCGCCCGGTTAAAACGGTGAAATCCGCCGTCATTGGCCTGATTGGTACCGCCCCAATGGGAGACGTCAATACGCTGGTGCAGTGCCTGTCTGAGAAAGATGCAGCGGCGTTTGGCAGCCAGCTCACTGGCTTTACCATTCCGCAGGCACTGGATGCGATCTACGACCATGGGGCAGGCACCGTTCTGGTCATTAACGTGCTTGATCCGGCTGTGCATAAAACCGCTGTGGCCGATGAAGACGTAACATTCGAAAAGGCGACGGGCAAGGCACAGCTGGCTAATCCGGTGATCGCGCAGCTGGTACTGAAACCGGACAGCGACGGTCAGCCTTATGTGGAAGGTCAGGACTACTCGCTTGATGCGCAGACCGGGGTGATTACTAATCTTGGTAAAAGCATTGCTGCAGATGCAACGGTGAAGGCCAGCTATAACTATGCCGATCCGACCAAAGTCACCCCGGCTGATATCATCGGTACCGTTAACGCGGCAGGCAACCGTACCGGCATGAAGTTGCTTAACGACAGCTTCAACCTGTTTGGCTACTTCGCCAAAATTCTGATTGCCCCGGTATTCTGCACCCAGAACAGCGTCTCGGTTGAGCTTATCGCCATGGCTGAGAAGCTGGGCGCGGTGACCTACATCGACGCGCCGATTGGTACCACTTTTGCGCAGGCTCTGGCGGGGCGTGGCCCGGAAGGCACCATTAACTTCAATACCAGCTCCGACCGCGTCCGTCTGTGCTATCCGCACGTCAAGGTGTACGACGCGGCCACCAACAGCGAACGGCTGGAGCCGCTGAGCCAGCGTGCTGCAGGTCTGCGTGCCAAGGTCGACCTGGACAAGGGCTACTGGTGGTCGTCCTCCAACCAGGAGATTCTGGGTATCACCGGCGTGGAGCGCCAGCTGTCGGCAATGATTGATGACCCGCAGAGCGAGGTGAACCTGCTCAACGAACAGGGCATCACTACGGTCTTCAGCAGCTACGGCAGCGGCCTGCGTCTGTGGGGCAACCGGACGGCAGCATGGCCAACGGTCACCCATATGCGCAACTTTGAGAACGTTCGCCGCACCGGTGATGTTATCAACGAGTCCCTGCGTTATTTCAGCCAGCAGTACATCGACATGCCGATTACCCAGGCACTGATTGATGCGCTGACGGAGTCGGTCAACGCCTACGGTCGCAAGCTGATTGGCGACGGTGCACTGCTGGGCTTCAGTTGCTGGTTTGATCCGGCCCGTAATGAAGAGATGGAGCTGGCCGCCGGTCATCTGTTGCTGAGCTACAAATACACGCCGCCACCGCCGCTGGAGCGACTGACGTTTGAGACCGAGATCACCTCGGAATACCTGTTAACCCTGAAGGGGAATAGCTGA
- a CDS encoding phage major tail tube protein: protein MMAKIEINRITNANIYLDGANLLGRAEEVKLPDVSMTMQEHKALGMVGKVELPAGFDKLEGEIKWNSFYRDAMLSAANPYKSLALQCRSSVQRYSSQGLIDEIPLVTFLTIMFKKNPLGTFKQHENAEFSSSFTCTYIKQVLDGEELLELDYLANIFRVGGIDQLTDYRINIGG, encoded by the coding sequence CTGATGGCAAAGATTGAGATCAACCGCATCACGAATGCCAACATCTACCTGGATGGCGCTAACCTGCTGGGCCGGGCCGAGGAGGTCAAACTGCCTGACGTCTCCATGACCATGCAGGAGCATAAGGCGCTGGGGATGGTGGGCAAGGTGGAACTCCCTGCTGGCTTCGACAAGCTTGAGGGCGAGATCAAGTGGAACAGCTTTTACCGCGACGCGATGCTGTCTGCCGCGAACCCGTATAAGTCGCTGGCGCTGCAGTGCCGTTCCAGCGTTCAGCGCTACAGCTCGCAGGGGCTGATTGACGAAATTCCGCTGGTCACTTTCCTGACGATCATGTTTAAGAAGAACCCGCTGGGGACGTTCAAACAGCATGAGAACGCCGAGTTCTCCAGTAGCTTCACCTGCACGTACATCAAGCAGGTACTGGATGGTGAAGAGTTGCTGGAGCTGGACTATCTGGCCAACATCTTCCGCGTCGGCGGCATTGACCAGTTGACCGACTACCGCATCAACATCGGGGGCTGA
- a CDS encoding phage tail assembly protein: MSQTQSDTFKLSYPFTTAAGTRVEQVELKRLTVKDLKQVRKISKDPADWDEPLIARSTGILPEDLDNMDLADYMELQKRFQQVTGLGKSDENADAGAGAAGEVV, from the coding sequence ATGTCACAAACCCAATCCGATACTTTTAAGCTGTCTTACCCCTTCACCACCGCTGCTGGCACCAGAGTTGAGCAGGTTGAACTGAAACGCCTGACGGTCAAAGACCTGAAGCAGGTGCGCAAAATCAGTAAAGACCCGGCTGACTGGGACGAGCCGCTGATTGCCCGTAGCACCGGTATTCTTCCGGAAGACCTCGATAATATGGATCTTGCCGACTACATGGAGCTGCAGAAACGATTTCAGCAAGTCACTGGGCTGGGCAAGAGCGACGAAAACGCTGATGCAGGCGCAGGGGCTGCTGGCGAGGTGGTTTAG
- a CDS encoding GpE family phage tail protein: MQAQGLLARWFRFQPGEIDALDTDDLEMWLEQAEVQIRSEFGDNH; the protein is encoded by the coding sequence ATGCAGGCGCAGGGGCTGCTGGCGAGGTGGTTTAGATTTCAGCCGGGGGAGATTGATGCCCTCGATACTGACGATCTGGAGATGTGGCTGGAGCAGGCTGAAGTGCAAATCAGAAGCGAGTTCGGCGATAATCATTAA